The proteins below come from a single Pandoraea apista genomic window:
- a CDS encoding DUF3460 family protein, with amino-acid sequence MYESDITQFIKQLKSEKPALEAEQRQGRSLLWDKQPIDMEERRRAQQSRVAQQPYVYQSE; translated from the coding sequence ATGTACGAGTCCGACATCACCCAATTCATCAAGCAATTGAAGTCCGAGAAGCCGGCGCTGGAAGCCGAGCAACGTCAGGGCCGCTCGCTGCTGTGGGACAAGCAGCCGATCGATATGGAAGAGCGCCGCCGCGCCCAGCAATCGCGCGTGGCCCAGCAGCCGTACGTCTACCAAAGCGAGTAA
- a CDS encoding ParA family protein, giving the protein MPVIVVANPKGGVGKSTLATNLAGYLAAQGHAVMLGDTDRQQSSRAWLGLRPPALRAIGTWEVDHNDVARPPKGTTHAVLDTPAGLHGKRLDAILKLADHVLVPLQPSIFDILATRDFLQKLGEEKAVRQGDVRIGVVGMRVDARTRAADQLSRYCEEAGLPVLGMLRNTQNYVQLAAHGLTLWDVAPGRVERDLPQWEGITAFVAK; this is encoded by the coding sequence ATGCCGGTGATCGTGGTGGCGAATCCAAAGGGTGGCGTGGGCAAGAGCACGCTGGCAACGAATTTGGCCGGGTATCTGGCGGCACAGGGCCATGCGGTGATGCTCGGCGACACCGACCGGCAGCAGTCCTCGCGTGCCTGGCTGGGTCTGCGCCCGCCAGCGCTGCGCGCGATTGGCACCTGGGAAGTCGATCACAACGACGTCGCACGTCCTCCCAAGGGCACGACCCATGCGGTGCTCGATACGCCGGCCGGCCTTCACGGCAAGCGGCTCGACGCGATTCTCAAGCTCGCCGATCACGTGCTGGTACCGTTGCAGCCGTCGATCTTCGACATTCTCGCCACGCGCGACTTCCTGCAAAAACTGGGCGAGGAGAAGGCCGTACGTCAGGGGGATGTGCGCATCGGCGTGGTCGGCATGCGCGTCGACGCCCGCACGCGTGCGGCCGATCAACTCTCACGATACTGCGAAGAGGCGGGCCTGCCGGTGCTCGGCATGTTGCGTAATACGCAGAACTACGTGCAGCTCGCCGCGCACGGCCTCACGCTGTGGGACGTGGCGCCGGGGCGCGTCGAACGCGATTTGCCGCAATGGGAAGGCATCACGGCATTCGTGGCGAAGTGA
- the cobD gene encoding threonine-phosphate decarboxylase CobD → MSSSVISPSPASVTPNPSSVSSVPAGPATPRHGGNLGEAILRYRRPREDWIDLSTGVNPHGYPVPMPPASAWRDLPDAFDDLCDVAAQYYGVPVSTVVPCAGSQAVIRSLPTLLRPGRVAVASLTYSEYAPAFANAGHTLVPWQGPEAGLPDVDYLVWVNPDNPTTRHVSRETLTQWQARLAEHGGMLIVDEAFADVSPQASMAPHVGETGLVVLRSVGKFFGLAGIRAGFALCPQGLATRLAERLGAWTVSGPARFAVRTALRDTAWQAATRERLLHDGERLLRLLRAHDWPANGTPLFAWTPHPLAPQWHERLAAQGIWTRRFDDRPVTLGNGTTQTLPSLRLGLPPTEFAWQRLQSALAGLRAG, encoded by the coding sequence ATGTCATCCTCAGTCATCTCGCCATCACCAGCATCGGTCACACCGAACCCATCAAGCGTATCGAGCGTGCCTGCCGGCCCCGCCACGCCGCGTCATGGCGGCAATCTTGGCGAAGCCATCCTTCGCTATCGGCGTCCCCGCGAGGACTGGATCGACCTGTCTACCGGCGTCAACCCGCACGGCTACCCTGTGCCGATGCCCCCTGCGAGCGCCTGGCGCGACTTACCCGACGCCTTCGACGATCTCTGCGACGTTGCTGCGCAGTACTACGGCGTGCCGGTCAGCACCGTGGTGCCGTGTGCGGGATCGCAGGCCGTCATCCGGTCGTTGCCGACGTTGTTGCGCCCCGGGAGGGTTGCCGTCGCCTCGCTGACCTACAGCGAGTACGCACCGGCCTTCGCCAACGCTGGCCACACACTGGTGCCGTGGCAAGGTCCTGAGGCCGGTCTGCCCGATGTCGACTATCTCGTCTGGGTGAATCCGGACAATCCCACCACACGACACGTCTCGCGCGAGACATTAACGCAATGGCAAGCCCGGCTGGCCGAACACGGCGGCATGCTGATCGTGGACGAGGCATTCGCCGACGTTTCGCCGCAGGCATCGATGGCACCTCATGTTGGCGAGACGGGTCTCGTCGTCTTGCGTTCCGTGGGCAAATTCTTCGGACTCGCGGGAATTCGTGCGGGCTTCGCGTTGTGTCCGCAAGGGCTGGCAACGCGTCTGGCCGAGCGCCTGGGCGCGTGGACCGTGAGTGGGCCGGCAAGGTTCGCTGTCCGAACCGCCCTGCGCGATACGGCATGGCAAGCCGCCACCCGGGAACGTTTGTTGCACGATGGCGAACGGCTTCTCAGACTGTTGCGCGCACACGACTGGCCGGCGAACGGCACGCCCCTGTTTGCCTGGACGCCCCACCCACTGGCCCCGCAATGGCATGAACGACTGGCGGCTCAAGGGATCTGGACCCGCCGCTTCGATGACCGGCCTGTCACGCTCGGAAACGGGACGACACAAACGTTGCCAAGCTTGCGGCTCGGCCTGCCGCCGACCGAGTTTGCGTGGCAGCGGCTGCAATCTGCGCTAGCCGGATTGCGGGCCGGATAG
- the cbiB gene encoding adenosylcobinamide-phosphate synthase CbiB produces the protein MLTGLAPESLWLAALIGVLLDAWLGEPRRWHPLVGFGYIANGVEAWLNDPESRDKPFSAMTRGTWAWMIMLVLPVLIAWGLTFLPGWSGILWQALALYAALGARSLREHVMPIAHALRDGDLAQARALTARIVSRDTEDASASDLARAAVESTLENGNDAIFGALFWFAIAGAPGVVLFRLANTLDAMWGYRTDKFLYFGRPAARIDDVLNWIPARLTAASYAVFGDVARAIDCWRTQASAWSSPNAGPVMAAGAGSLGVQLGGPARYHGEWEPRPALGCGMEPSAQHIKAAWRLISRSMWMWLIVSGALALFAASQADALPVGVT, from the coding sequence ATGCTCACTGGACTCGCCCCCGAATCGCTCTGGCTCGCCGCGCTGATCGGCGTGCTGCTCGACGCCTGGCTCGGCGAGCCGCGCCGATGGCATCCGTTGGTGGGATTCGGCTATATTGCGAACGGCGTCGAAGCCTGGCTCAACGATCCCGAATCGCGCGACAAACCCTTCAGCGCCATGACACGTGGCACATGGGCCTGGATGATCATGCTCGTGCTCCCCGTGCTCATCGCGTGGGGGCTGACGTTCCTCCCGGGCTGGAGCGGCATTCTCTGGCAGGCGCTGGCGTTGTATGCAGCGCTCGGCGCACGCAGTCTGCGCGAGCATGTAATGCCCATCGCCCACGCCCTTCGCGACGGCGATCTGGCGCAAGCTCGCGCGCTGACCGCTCGCATCGTCTCGCGCGACACCGAAGACGCGAGCGCATCCGATCTCGCGCGGGCGGCCGTCGAGTCGACGCTGGAGAACGGTAACGACGCGATCTTCGGCGCGCTATTCTGGTTCGCCATTGCGGGCGCCCCCGGCGTCGTGCTGTTTCGGCTGGCGAACACGCTCGACGCCATGTGGGGCTATCGCACCGACAAGTTTCTTTACTTCGGCCGGCCGGCCGCGCGTATCGACGACGTGCTCAACTGGATTCCCGCACGCCTGACGGCGGCAAGCTACGCGGTCTTCGGAGATGTCGCGCGTGCCATCGACTGCTGGCGCACGCAGGCAAGCGCGTGGTCGAGCCCCAACGCGGGACCTGTGATGGCCGCGGGGGCAGGCAGTCTCGGCGTTCAACTGGGCGGCCCGGCACGCTATCACGGCGAGTGGGAGCCGCGCCCGGCGCTGGGTTGCGGCATGGAACCCTCGGCCCAGCACATCAAGGCCGCGTGGCGGCTGATCTCGCGTTCGATGTGGATGTGGCTGATCGTTAGCGGTGCGCTCGCGCTCTTCGCGGCGTCACAGGCTGACGCCTTGCCGGTTGGCGTGACGTGA
- a CDS encoding segregation and condensation protein A — translation MKPHPVAVTTTELPAPQSGQDTTPDIVDGVARARLYGEPLFALPTDLYIPPDALEIFLEAFEGPLDLLLYLIRKQNFNVLDIPMAQVTKQYLLYVEQIRRTNLELASEYLLMAAMLIEIKSRMLLPVKKADTGEEAEDPRAELVRRLLEYEQMKLAAQKLDTLPVLGRDFLRSQVYIEQSLQPRFPDVDAEDLRAAWAEVLRRAKLVQHHKISREELSVREHMSQILRRLQGARFMEFTELFDVTRGVPVVVVNFIAMLELSRESLLEITQAEPFAPIYVRLTYSPN, via the coding sequence ATCAAGCCCCATCCCGTTGCCGTCACGACAACGGAGCTGCCCGCACCACAGAGCGGGCAGGACACTACGCCGGACATCGTCGACGGTGTGGCGCGTGCGCGCCTGTATGGCGAACCGCTCTTCGCGCTGCCGACCGATCTGTACATCCCGCCCGACGCGCTGGAGATCTTCCTCGAAGCCTTCGAGGGCCCGCTCGACTTGTTGCTGTATCTGATCCGAAAGCAGAACTTCAACGTGCTCGACATTCCGATGGCGCAGGTCACGAAGCAATACCTGCTCTACGTCGAACAGATCCGCCGGACCAATCTCGAACTCGCGTCCGAGTATCTGCTCATGGCGGCGATGCTCATCGAGATCAAGTCGCGCATGCTGTTGCCGGTCAAGAAGGCCGACACGGGCGAAGAAGCCGAAGATCCACGCGCAGAACTCGTGCGCCGCCTGCTTGAGTACGAGCAGATGAAGCTTGCCGCGCAAAAGCTCGACACGCTGCCGGTGCTGGGCCGCGACTTCCTGCGCTCGCAGGTGTATATCGAGCAGAGCCTCCAGCCGCGCTTTCCCGATGTCGACGCCGAAGATCTGCGCGCCGCGTGGGCCGAAGTGCTGCGCCGGGCCAAGCTCGTACAGCATCACAAGATCTCGCGCGAGGAACTGTCCGTGCGCGAGCACATGAGTCAGATCCTGAGGCGTCTCCAAGGGGCGCGCTTCATGGAATTCACCGAACTCTTCGACGTCACGCGCGGCGTGCCCGTTGTCGTGGTCAATTTCATCGCCATGCTCGAACTCTCGCGCGAATCGCTGCTGGAGATCACTCAGGCCGAGCCGTTTGCGCCGATCTATGTCCGCCTGACCTATTCCCCCAACTGA
- the panD gene encoding aspartate 1-decarboxylase, translating into MYRTMLKSKIHRATVTHCELHYEGSCAIDENLLEASGLVENEQIDIFNVNNGERFTTYAIRGERGSGMISLNGAAARRAQLGDIVIIVSYAQVEEKEVLAGFKPKLVFVDDKNVQKGERDHVPLQAWEDTRAFEAAQAAK; encoded by the coding sequence ATGTACCGCACCATGCTCAAGTCGAAGATCCATCGCGCCACCGTAACGCATTGCGAATTGCATTACGAAGGCTCGTGCGCGATCGACGAAAACCTGCTCGAAGCCTCGGGCCTTGTCGAAAATGAGCAAATCGACATTTTCAACGTCAACAACGGCGAGCGCTTCACCACCTATGCCATTCGCGGCGAACGTGGCAGCGGCATGATCTCGCTCAATGGTGCAGCCGCGCGCCGCGCGCAGTTGGGCGACATCGTCATCATCGTGTCGTATGCCCAGGTCGAGGAAAAGGAAGTGCTGGCCGGCTTCAAGCCGAAGCTGGTGTTCGTCGACGACAAGAACGTGCAAAAGGGCGAGCGCGATCACGTGCCGCTGCAAGCGTGGGAAGACACCCGCGCCTTCGAGGCTGCGCAGGCCGCCAAGTAA
- a CDS encoding cobyric acid synthase, with amino-acid sequence MSEIPVNFGASSRAYRGTLMIQGTSSDAGKSTVVAGLCRLLYREGVRVAPFKPQNMALNSAVTADGGEIGRAQALQAQAAGVAPHTDFNPVLLKPSSDRGAQVIIGGKVMADLDARAYHEYKPRAMAAVLAAYERLRTGYDTVLVEGAGSPAEVNLRSRDIANMGFAEAVDAPVLLVADIDRGGVFAQLLGTLACLSDSERARIKGFVINRFRGDPSLLTSGLEWIEARTGVPVLGVLPYLHGLHLDGEDMLPGERHKAASGETRLRVAVPALPRISNHTDFDALRAHPQVDFRYVSAGESWPASDLVILPGSKHVRADLAWLRAQGWATAMARHLRYGGKVLGICGGLQMLGTAIHDPQGLEGEAGTTGGLGWLDLETTMEAQKQLRVVAGRLSAGDAPVTGYEIHMGVTSGAALGRPAVWLNEAGTERADGARSADDQVMGTYLHGLFDTPQALHALLTWAGARDFEAQDYNALREASLDRLADSFAAHLDLPRVWACLR; translated from the coding sequence ATGAGTGAAATCCCTGTCAATTTCGGCGCGTCGTCGCGCGCTTACCGGGGCACCCTGATGATTCAGGGGACGTCCTCGGACGCGGGCAAGAGCACGGTGGTCGCCGGACTATGCCGCCTGCTATACCGAGAAGGTGTGCGCGTCGCGCCGTTCAAACCGCAGAACATGGCGCTCAATAGCGCCGTGACCGCCGACGGCGGCGAGATCGGGCGTGCGCAGGCGTTGCAGGCGCAGGCCGCCGGCGTCGCGCCGCACACCGACTTCAACCCCGTATTGCTCAAGCCGAGCAGCGACCGGGGCGCACAGGTCATCATCGGCGGCAAGGTCATGGCCGATCTCGACGCGCGCGCCTATCACGAGTACAAGCCGCGCGCGATGGCGGCCGTGCTGGCCGCTTACGAGCGTTTGCGCACAGGCTACGACACCGTACTCGTGGAGGGGGCGGGCAGTCCGGCCGAGGTGAATCTGCGCTCGCGCGACATTGCAAACATGGGCTTTGCCGAGGCGGTCGACGCGCCGGTGCTGCTCGTCGCCGATATCGACCGGGGTGGCGTGTTCGCGCAATTGCTGGGCACCCTTGCGTGTCTGTCGGACAGCGAACGCGCACGCATCAAGGGTTTCGTCATCAACCGGTTTCGCGGCGATCCGTCGCTGCTCACCAGTGGTCTTGAATGGATCGAGGCGCGCACGGGGGTTCCGGTGCTGGGCGTGCTGCCGTATCTTCACGGCCTGCATCTGGACGGCGAAGACATGCTGCCCGGCGAGCGGCACAAGGCCGCCAGCGGCGAGACGCGGTTGCGTGTCGCGGTGCCGGCGTTGCCGCGCATCAGCAATCACACCGATTTCGACGCGTTGCGGGCGCATCCGCAAGTCGACTTTCGCTATGTGAGCGCTGGTGAGTCGTGGCCCGCGAGCGACCTCGTGATCCTGCCCGGCAGCAAACATGTGCGTGCCGACCTGGCATGGCTTCGTGCACAGGGCTGGGCGACGGCGATGGCACGGCACCTGCGTTATGGGGGGAAAGTGCTTGGGATCTGCGGTGGCTTGCAGATGCTGGGGACTGCGATTCACGACCCGCAGGGCCTGGAAGGCGAGGCAGGCACGACAGGTGGACTCGGCTGGCTGGATCTCGAGACCACGATGGAGGCGCAGAAGCAGCTTCGCGTTGTGGCGGGGCGTCTGAGCGCTGGCGACGCGCCGGTGACCGGGTACGAAATTCACATGGGCGTGACAAGCGGGGCGGCGCTCGGACGTCCCGCCGTCTGGCTGAACGAGGCGGGCACCGAGCGTGCCGATGGCGCGCGCTCGGCCGACGATCAGGTCATGGGGACCTATTTGCATGGACTGTTCGATACGCCGCAGGCGTTACACGCGCTGCTGACATGGGCCGGTGCCCGCGATTTCGAGGCGCAGGACTACAACGCATTGCGCGAGGCCTCGCTCGACCGGCTGGCGGATTCGTTTGCCGCGCATCTTGATCTTCCGCGCGTGTGGGCTTGCCTGCGCTAA
- the panC gene encoding pantoate--beta-alanine ligase, which produces MKVIPSIHELRDQLRGQNRVAFVPTMGNLHEGHLSLMRLARQHGDPVVASIFVNRLQFGPNEDFDKYPRTMAEDIEKLTRENVYVLFSPDEKEMYPEPQEYRVEPPHDLGDILEGEFRPGFFKGVCTVVTKLFSCVQPRVAVFGKKDYQQLMIVRSMCRQFALPIEIIAAETVRAEDGLALSSRNRYLSDAERTEAPQLYRLLGQIRDDVNAGKTDYAALEAAAMQTLTERGWKPDYVAIRQRANLRVPAPGAAPAESLVVLAAAKLGATRLIDNLEI; this is translated from the coding sequence ATGAAAGTTATCCCCTCGATTCACGAACTGCGCGATCAACTGCGCGGACAGAATCGCGTCGCCTTCGTGCCCACGATGGGCAACCTGCACGAAGGGCATCTGTCGCTCATGCGCCTGGCGCGCCAGCACGGCGACCCGGTCGTTGCCAGCATTTTCGTGAACCGCCTGCAATTCGGGCCGAACGAAGATTTCGACAAGTACCCGCGCACGATGGCCGAAGACATCGAGAAGCTCACGCGCGAGAACGTCTACGTGCTGTTTTCGCCTGACGAGAAGGAGATGTATCCGGAGCCGCAGGAATACCGCGTCGAGCCGCCGCACGATCTGGGCGACATTCTCGAAGGCGAGTTCCGCCCCGGCTTCTTCAAGGGGGTCTGCACGGTCGTCACCAAGCTGTTCTCCTGCGTGCAGCCCCGCGTGGCTGTGTTCGGCAAGAAGGATTACCAGCAACTGATGATCGTGCGCAGCATGTGCCGTCAGTTCGCACTGCCGATCGAGATCATTGCCGCCGAGACGGTGCGTGCCGAGGACGGCCTGGCGCTGTCGTCGCGCAATCGCTATCTGTCGGATGCGGAGCGCACCGAAGCGCCGCAGCTTTATCGTTTGCTGGGCCAGATTCGCGACGACGTGAACGCTGGCAAGACGGACTACGCCGCCCTCGAAGCGGCCGCCATGCAAACACTGACCGAGCGTGGCTGGAAACCGGATTACGTGGCGATTCGCCAACGCGCCAACCTGCGCGTGCCGGCACCCGGCGCCGCGCCGGCCGAGAGCCTCGTGGTGCTCGCGGCGGCCAAGCTTGGCGCTACGCGTCTGATCGACAATCTGGAAATCTGA
- the cobU gene encoding bifunctional adenosylcobinamide kinase/adenosylcobinamide-phosphate guanylyltransferase, whose amino-acid sequence MSALDLTFVLGGARSGKSAFAERLAGQSGLPVTYLATAAMSDEPEMHARIAHHRASRPSHWPTVEVGRDLAGALRDVARDGHCVLVDCLPLWLAGWLCPPDDHPDGPASDAQWHNVVESLAQTLGSLPGKIVIVSNEIGLGVIPMGSLTRRYVDELGRLNQRVAALAPQVRFVVAGLPMAVKG is encoded by the coding sequence ATGAGTGCCCTCGACCTGACTTTCGTGCTGGGTGGCGCGCGCTCCGGCAAAAGCGCGTTCGCCGAACGTCTCGCCGGACAAAGCGGCCTGCCAGTCACTTACCTCGCCACCGCAGCCATGAGTGACGAGCCCGAGATGCACGCTCGCATTGCCCATCATCGCGCCAGTCGGCCGTCGCACTGGCCAACCGTGGAAGTCGGGCGCGACCTCGCTGGCGCGCTGCGCGACGTTGCCCGCGACGGCCACTGCGTGCTGGTCGACTGCCTTCCCTTGTGGCTTGCCGGCTGGCTATGCCCTCCCGACGACCACCCCGACGGCCCTGCCAGCGACGCACAGTGGCACAACGTCGTCGAATCGTTGGCGCAGACACTGGGGTCACTGCCCGGCAAGATCGTGATCGTCAGCAATGAAATCGGGCTGGGCGTGATCCCCATGGGTTCACTCACGCGCCGCTACGTCGATGAACTCGGACGTCTGAACCAACGTGTGGCCGCGCTGGCCCCGCAAGTGCGCTTTGTCGTCGCCGGACTGCCGATGGCCGTCAAAGGATAA